One Stigmatopora nigra isolate UIUO_SnigA chromosome 1, RoL_Snig_1.1, whole genome shotgun sequence DNA segment encodes these proteins:
- the rnf223 gene encoding RING finger protein 223 gives MDLQFWHTQIDPQVQDSGVERQKKMSTAIQLECPICYNTYDNVFKTPKMLECGHTFCLECLSRLMAISPGALDSNVAWPTGLFCPLCRHGTTLPDGGPPSLPTNHELLHKLPGHQQREEPVWLDGEKLCYKSNGPSSDSLSVLCVCIDIGAHKQGGARPPTPPQSLGPLHRLADWRRMMLFVVIMVLLVIVVLWPLQCVFRTGNLRCVQIVQQNRTVATAGTLAGLNPFNRPVDLTD, from the coding sequence ATGGATCTGCAGTTTTGGCACACGCAAATTGACCCGCAGGTGCAAGACTCTGGTGTGGAACGGCAAAAGAAAATGTCCACAGCAATCCAGTTGGAGTGCCCCATCTGCTACAACACGTACGACAACGTCTTCAAAACGCCCAAGATGTTAGAGTGCGGCCACACTTTCTGCCTAGAGTGCCTCTCCCGTCTTATGGCCATTTCGCCGGGCGCCCTCGACAGTAACGTCGCGTGGCCGACGGGGCTTTTCTGCCCCCTCTGTCGCCACGGTACCACTTTGCCTGACGGAGGGCCTCCGTCTCTGCCCACCAACCACGAGTTGCTGCACAAGCTGCCGGGCCACCAGCAGCGGGAGGAGCCCGTGTGGCTGGACGGCGAGAAGTTGTGCTACAAAAGCAACGGGCCTTCGTCCGACAGTCTCTCGGTCTTGTGCGTCTGCATAGACATCGGCGCCCACAAGCAGGGTGGCGCCAGGCCTCCGACCCCGCCTCAGAGTTTGGGTCCGCTGCATCGCTTGGCGGACTGGAGGCGGATGATGCTCTTCGTGGTCATCATGGTGCTGCTGGTTATTGTGGTGCTGTGGCCGCTGCAGTGCGTATTCCGCACCGGGAACTTGAGATGTGTGCAGATTGTCCAGCAAAACCGCACCGTCGCCACCGCGGGGACATTGGCCGGATTGAACCCGTTTAATAGGCCTGTGGATCTGACAGACTAG